The Triticum aestivum cultivar Chinese Spring chromosome 7B, IWGSC CS RefSeq v2.1, whole genome shotgun sequence genome window below encodes:
- the LOC123159562 gene encoding polygalacturonase inhibitor, with translation MSTPPSAHAFLVLLLLVLAGAVIASAENNKDCHPSDKAALLAVKSAFGNQSHFASWTPSTPCCDWHDITCNDAGRVIILLFFEDVNLTGTIPDAISGLTELLVLNLYYLPAISGPIPKGIAKLSKLTSLSISLTSVSGPIPSFLGALTKLNDLTLSSNSLTGTIPASLAGLRYLDTIDLRNNRLTGTIPPLFYNSKSPIISYLLLSNNHLSGSIPTEFAAVGFQFIDLSHNALTGDASVFFGRTKELESINLSHNALSFDLSSVEFPEEMQAMDASYNAIRGGIPAQVANVTNLRQFNVSYNKLCGQVPAALARLDVYNFQHNKCLCGAPLPDPCKK, from the coding sequence ATGAGCACTCCACCCTCGGCACAtgccttcctcgtcctcctccttctcgTCCTCGCCGGAGCGGTCATCGCCTCCGCCGAGAATAACAAAGACTGTCACCCTAGCGATAAGGCCGCGCTCCTCGCCGTCAAGTCCGCCTTCGGCAATCAGAGCCACTTCGCCTCGTGGACTCCTTCCACCCCGTGCTGCGACTGGCACGACATCACTTGCAACGACGCCGGTCGcgtcatcatcctcctcttcttcgaGGATGTCAACCTCACGGGCACCATCCCGGACGCCATTTCCGGCCTCACCGAGCTTCTCGTCCTCAACCTCTATTACCTCCCGGCCATCTCTGGCCCTATCCCCAAGGGAATCGCCAAGCTATCCAAGCTCACCTCGCTCTCCATCTCTCTTACCTCCGTTTCGGGCCCCATTCCGTCCTTCCTGGGCGCACTGACCAAGCTCAACGACCTCaccctctcctccaactccctcaCCGGCACCATCCCGGCCTCGCTCGCGGGCCTCCGTTACTTAGACACCATCGACCTCAGAAACAACCGTCTCACGGGCACCATCCCGCCACTCTTCTACAACTCCAAATCCCCTATAATCTCGTACCTTTTGCTCTCCAACAACCACCTCTCTGGCTCCATCCCGACCGAGTTCGCTGCAGTCGGCTTCCAGTTCATCGACCTCTCCCACAACGCTCTCACCGGCGACGCGTCCGTGTTCTTCGGCAGGACAAAGGAGCTAGAAAGCATTAACCTGTCCCACAACGCCCTCAGCTTCGACCTCTCCAGCGTGGAGTTCCCGGAGGAGATGCAAGCCATGGATGCGAGCTACAACGCCATCCGCGGCGGCATCCCAGCGCAGGTGGCGAATGTAACGAACCTGCGGCAGTTCAACGTGAGCTACAACAAGCTGTGCGGCCAGGTTCCGGCCGCCTTGGCGAGGTTGGATGTCTACAACTTCCAGCACAACAAGTGCCTCTGCGGTGCGCCCCTCCCAGATCCATGCAAGAAATAA